The following proteins come from a genomic window of Ursus arctos isolate Adak ecotype North America unplaced genomic scaffold, UrsArc2.0 scaffold_12, whole genome shotgun sequence:
- the FOXE3 gene encoding forkhead box protein E3, whose amino-acid sequence MTGRSDMEPPAAFSGFPALPSVAPSGPPPSPLAGAEPGPEPEEAAAGRVEPEPAPAPAPGPGRRRRRPLQRGKPPYSYIALIAMALAHAPGRRLTLAAIYRFITERFAFYRDSPRKWQNSIRHNLTLNDCFVKVPREPGNPGKGNYWTLDPAAADMFDNGSFLRRRKRFKRAELPALPAAGPPPFPYAPYAPAPGPALLAPPPPAAPGPSPPARLFSVDSLVSLQPELAGLGAPEPPCCAAPDAAFPPCPAAASPPLYSPGPERLGLAAPRPGPGPLPAEPLLALAGPAAALGPLGPGEAYLRQPGYAPGLERYL is encoded by the coding sequence ATGACCGGGCGCAGCGACATGGAGCCTCCCGCCGCTTTCTCGGGCTTCCCGGCCCTGCCCTCGGTCGCGCCGTCGGGGCCGCCGCCGTCGCCGCTCGCCGGGGCCGAGCCGGGGCCGGAGCCCGAGGAGGCGGCCGCGGGCCGCGTGGAACCGgagcccgcccccgcccccgcgccgggcccggggcggcggcggcggcggcccctgCAGCGCGGGAAGCCGCCCTACTCGTACATCGCGCTCATCGCCATGGCGCTGGCGCACGCGCCGGGCCGCCGCCTCACGCTGGCCGCCATCTACCGCTTCATCACCGAGCGCTTCGCCTTCTACCGCGACAGCCCGCGCAAGTGGCAGAACAGCATCCGCCACAACCTGACGCTCAACGACTGCTTCGTCAAGGTGCCGCGCGAGCCGGGCAACCCGGGCAAGGGCAACTACTGGACGCTCGACCCCGCGGCCGCCGACATGTTCGACAACGGCAGCTTCCTGCGGCGCCGCAAGCGCTTCAAGCGCGCCGAACTGCCCGCGCTGCCCGCCGCCGGCCCGCCGCCCTTCCCGTACGCGCCCTACGCGCCCGCGCCGGGCCCCGCGCTGCTcgcgccgccgccccccgccgcGCCCGGGCCCTCGCCGCCCGCGCGCCTCTTCAGCGTCGACAGCCTGGTGAGCCTGCAGCCCGAGCTGGCGGGGCTGGGCGCCCCCGAGCCGCCCTGCTGCGCCGCGCCCGACGCCGCCTTCCCGCCCTGCCCGGCCGCCGCCTCCCCGCCTCTCTACTCGCCGGGCCCCGAGCGCCTGGGGCTGGCCGCGccgcgccccggccccggccctcTCCCCGCCGAGCCCCTGCTGGCGCTGGCCGGGCCCGCCGCCGCGCTCGGGCCGCTCGGCCCCGGGGAGGCCTACCTGAGGCAGCCGGGCTACGCGCCCGGGCTCGAGCGCTACTTGTGA